A single region of the Brassica rapa cultivar Chiifu-401-42 chromosome A03, CAAS_Brap_v3.01, whole genome shotgun sequence genome encodes:
- the LOC103858345 gene encoding glucan endo-1,3-beta-glucosidase 11 — protein MRSSRLLLLNFLFFFFSPILTAKGAFVGTYGINYGRIADNIPSPDKVVLLLKQAKIRNVRIYDADHTVLQAFSGTGLDLVVGLPNGFLKEMSSNADHALTWVKDNVHSFLPTTRIRGIAIGNEVLGGGDSELSGALLGAAKNVYNALKKMNLEETVQITTAHSQAVFADSYPPSSCVFKDNVVQFMKPLLEFFDQIGSPFCLNAYPFLAYTYNPTQIDINYALFKPTEGIYDPKTNLRYDNMLDAQIDAAYMALEDAGFKEMEVMITETGWASKGDSDEPAATPENARTYNYNLRKRLAKKKGTPLRPKKVLKAYIFALFNENSKPGKSSETHFGLYKPDGTISYDIGFNSLKSFSSSKVASCYVALVISISVLLVMI, from the exons ATGAGAAGTTCTCGGTTGCTTCTTCTcaacttcctcttcttcttcttcagtccgATTTTAACAG CAAAAGGAGCATTCGTTGGAACTTACGGGATAAACTATGGAAGGATCGCTGATAACATCCCCTCGCCTGATAAAGTAGTCTTACTTCTTAAGCAAGCTAAAATCCGTAACGTCCGTATCTACGACGCCGACCACACTGTCCTCCAAGCCTTCAGCGGCACTGGTTTAGACCTTGTCGTTGGTCTCCCTAACGGCTTCTTGAAAGAGATGAGCTCTAACGCTGACCACGCCCTCACTTGGGTCAAAGACAATGTTCATTCTTTCTTACCAACCACCCGGATCCGTGGTATCGCCATAGGCAACGAAGTTTTAGGAGGCGGCGACTCCGAGCTCTCCGGAGCCTTACTAGGCGCTGCGAAGAACGTCTACAACGCcttgaagaagatgaatctTGAGGAAACGGTACAGATCACCACGGCTCATTCGCAGGCTGTGTTTGCTGACTCGTACCCGCCGTCTTCTTGTGTTTTCAAGGACAATGTTGTTCAGTTCATGAAGCCGTTACTGGAGTTCTTTGATCAGATTGGCTCTCCTTTTTGTCTGAACGCTTACCCGTTTTTGGCATACACTTATAACCCGACTCAGATCGATATCAACTACGCGCTTTTCAAGCCGACTGAAGGGATCTACGACCCGAAAACCAATCTGCGGTATGATAACATGCTTGACGCGCAGATTGACGCGGCTTACATGGCCCTGGAAGATGCTGGGTTCAAGGAGATGGAGGTCATGATTACTGAAACGGGGTGGGCTTCTAAAGGTGATTCGGATGAACCAGCTGCGACTCCTGAGAACGCCAGGACTTATAACTATAACCTCAGGAAGAGGCTTGCAAAGAAGAAAGGGACGCCTCTTAGGCCCAAAAAGGTGCTCAAGGCGTACATCTTTGCGTTGTTCAATGAAAATTCCAAACCGGGGAAAAGTTCTGAGACCCACTTTGGACTTTATAAGCCTGATGGAACCATATCTTATGATATCGGATTCAACAGCCTAAAGTCCTTTTCATCGTCAAAG GTAGCTTCTTGCTATGTGGCATTAGTCATCTCTATCTCGGTTCTCCTCGTGATGATATGA